A genome region from Streptomyces sp. S4.7 includes the following:
- a CDS encoding IS256 family transposase has product MDDRLIDELVSRAQAEGLQLTGEGGLLQQLTKRLLESALEGEITDHLGYDKHDPAGKNGGNSRNGTRTKTVLTDVGPVEITAPRDREGSFEPKIVKKRHKRLSGVDEMVISLAAKGLTTGEVQAHLAEVYGADVSRQTISTITDKVLEGMAEWQNRPLDAVYPVVFIDAIHVKIRDGAVANRPIYVALAVTTEGRRDILGLWAGDGGEGAKHWMHILTEIKNRGVNDILMLVCDGLKGLPDAVETVWPRTVVQTCVVHLLRNSFRYAARQDWDKIAKLLKPVYTAATEEAALERFAEFADAWGKEYPAIVRLWENAWEEFTPFLRFDTEIRRIVCTTNAIESVNARIRRAVKARGHFPNEQAAPKCVYMAIMSLDPTGKGQARWTMRWKTALNAFDITFDGRLSAARQ; this is encoded by the coding sequence ATGGACGACCGGCTGATCGACGAGCTCGTGAGTCGGGCCCAGGCCGAGGGCCTGCAGCTGACCGGCGAGGGCGGGCTGCTCCAGCAGCTGACCAAGCGGCTCCTGGAGTCCGCTCTCGAGGGCGAGATCACTGACCACCTGGGCTATGACAAGCATGATCCCGCCGGGAAGAACGGCGGCAACAGCCGCAACGGCACCCGCACCAAAACCGTGCTCACCGACGTCGGCCCGGTGGAGATAACTGCGCCCCGCGACCGCGAGGGCTCCTTCGAACCGAAGATCGTCAAGAAGCGCCATAAGCGCTTGTCCGGCGTCGACGAGATGGTCATCTCACTCGCGGCAAAGGGCCTGACCACCGGTGAGGTCCAAGCCCACCTGGCCGAGGTATACGGCGCCGACGTGTCGCGCCAGACGATCTCCACGATCACCGACAAGGTCCTCGAAGGCATGGCCGAATGGCAAAACCGGCCCCTGGACGCCGTCTACCCGGTGGTCTTCATCGACGCCATCCACGTGAAGATCCGCGACGGCGCGGTCGCCAATCGGCCCATCTACGTGGCCCTGGCCGTCACGACCGAGGGTCGGCGGGACATCCTCGGGCTGTGGGCCGGCGACGGCGGCGAGGGCGCCAAGCACTGGATGCACATCCTCACCGAGATCAAGAACCGCGGCGTGAACGACATCCTCATGCTGGTCTGCGACGGGCTCAAGGGCCTGCCCGACGCAGTCGAGACCGTCTGGCCCCGCACCGTCGTGCAGACGTGCGTGGTCCACCTGCTGCGGAACTCCTTCCGCTATGCAGCCCGCCAGGACTGGGACAAGATCGCCAAACTCCTCAAGCCCGTCTACACCGCGGCGACCGAGGAGGCCGCACTCGAGCGGTTCGCGGAGTTCGCCGACGCGTGGGGCAAAGAATATCCGGCGATCGTCCGGCTCTGGGAGAACGCCTGGGAGGAGTTCACTCCCTTCCTCCGCTTCGACACCGAGATCCGCCGCATCGTCTGCACCACGAACGCGATCGAGTCCGTCAACGCGCGGATCCGACGGGCGGTCAAGGCCCGCGGCCACTTCCCGAATGAGCAGGCCGCCCCGAAGTGCGTCTACATGGCGATCATGTCCCTGGACCCGACCGGCAAGGGTCAGGCCCGCTGGACCATGCGCTGGAAGACCGCCCTGAACGCCTTCGACATCACCTTCGACGGCCGACTCTCCGCAGCCCGCCAGTAA
- a CDS encoding Dyp-type peroxidase produces MVAANLRSGSSEAENSFGAATAHGRLAVVGAELPERCVGIVVLDRGRAVKALVRGVRTIGGDRILVTFGAGAALFEGAEVQAPRQLKVMPSLLGDLLDPALSHGDLLVWVAGEDTAAVRKAVESVKAVADKVGWAVRWAIDGFRAENRVEGGRGPARNPFHFTEGFGNPESEGEVADRVLVREGQGEPEWAVGGRYQVVRVIRFATELWDKDSVDEQERIMGRRRDGRWQDGAPVGEEPNFAADPKGRRTPLDSHVRLAAPDRRNPPQLVRRSYSYDRGDGDTGIIFNCYQRDLAKGFEAVQKRLEGEALAKYVLTTGGGYFFVPPPGDAWIDALS; encoded by the coding sequence GTGGTCGCAGCAAACCTGAGGAGTGGCTCGTCGGAGGCGGAGAACAGCTTTGGAGCGGCAACTGCACATGGCAGGCTTGCCGTTGTGGGGGCCGAGCTGCCAGAGCGTTGCGTAGGAATAGTAGTGCTCGATCGTGGGCGCGCAGTGAAGGCGTTAGTTCGGGGTGTGCGGACCATTGGCGGGGATCGGATTTTGGTGACCTTCGGGGCGGGGGCGGCCCTTTTCGAGGGCGCAGAAGTCCAGGCGCCGCGGCAGTTGAAAGTGATGCCGTCCCTCCTCGGGGATCTGCTTGATCCCGCGCTGTCGCACGGTGACCTTCTTGTGTGGGTCGCGGGGGAGGACACCGCTGCGGTGCGGAAGGCTGTGGAGAGTGTCAAGGCTGTTGCCGACAAGGTGGGTTGGGCCGTTCGTTGGGCCATTGACGGGTTCCGGGCGGAGAATCGTGTCGAGGGTGGCCGGGGGCCTGCCCGTAACCCGTTTCACTTCACGGAGGGGTTTGGGAATCCGGAGTCCGAGGGTGAGGTCGCTGACCGGGTTCTTGTGCGGGAGGGGCAGGGTGAGCCGGAGTGGGCTGTCGGAGGGAGGTATCAGGTTGTTCGGGTGATTCGGTTCGCGACGGAGTTGTGGGACAAGGATTCTGTGGACGAGCAGGAGCGGATCATGGGACGGCGGCGTGACGGGAGGTGGCAGGACGGGGCGCCTGTTGGTGAGGAGCCGAATTTCGCGGCTGACCCGAAGGGTCGGCGGACCCCGCTCGACTCGCACGTGCGGCTTGCTGCCCCTGATCGCCGCAATCCGCCCCAACTCGTGCGCCGTAGTTACAGCTACGACCGGGGCGATGGTGACACCGGCATCATCTTCAACTGTTACCAGCGGGACCTGGCCAAGGGATTCGAGGCTGTCCAGAAACGGCTCGAGGGTGAGGCACTGGCGAAGTACGTCCTCACGACCGGCGGTGGGTACTTCTTCGTACCTCCGCCCGGCGACGCGTGGATCGATGCCCTCAGTTAG
- a CDS encoding RHS repeat-associated core domain-containing protein, which produces MNAAGVAESTVTYAYDAVDLPKTITDTQAGDESFGYDAYDRLTTVTGPTGTVGYDYDAADRRKEMTAAGTTTLYGYDTSSILTSVTSGGQEVTFGLDAVGREKTASLPGGITRTTTLDKTGAISAIDYARGTADIGDLSYTRDIRGLQTGLTGSLVSVALPAAETGSVFGKDNRVTSLGGRSFTYDADGQLKSDGKRTYDWNARGQLSALDPVADGPTGTFTYDPLGTRSSKKLGDTTQKYLTDGSNPLVEQDGSGETSATVATSGLDQYLTRTEKGATQVYLTDALGTVVGLANADGTVATSYTYDPYGQPTTSGAASTNPYTFTGRESDGTGLLHYRNRYYDPESGRFISQDPIGHAGGTNLYQYALSSPTTYTDPTGNSPMLAGCVIGGLGEAGLDWLGQRLSGRKVNGSRPAPEPGSRSRPSPAKPSQRPSTTSLLTTSTPIMCWRVTLQYSPIT; this is translated from the coding sequence GTGAACGCGGCGGGTGTCGCCGAGTCGACGGTGACGTACGCGTACGACGCGGTGGACCTGCCGAAGACGATCACGGACACCCAGGCGGGCGACGAGAGCTTCGGCTACGACGCCTACGACCGACTGACGACGGTGACGGGCCCCACGGGCACGGTGGGCTACGACTACGACGCGGCGGACCGCCGCAAGGAGATGACGGCGGCCGGGACGACCACGCTCTACGGTTACGACACCTCCAGCATCCTGACGTCCGTCACCTCGGGCGGCCAGGAGGTGACGTTCGGCCTCGATGCCGTGGGCCGTGAGAAGACGGCGAGTTTGCCGGGCGGCATCACGCGCACCACCACGCTCGACAAGACGGGCGCGATCTCGGCGATCGACTACGCGCGGGGTACCGCCGACATCGGTGACCTCTCCTACACGCGCGACATCCGAGGCCTCCAGACGGGCCTGACGGGCAGTCTGGTGTCCGTCGCACTCCCCGCGGCCGAGACGGGGTCGGTGTTCGGCAAGGACAACAGGGTCACGTCCCTGGGCGGCCGTTCCTTCACGTACGACGCGGACGGCCAACTGAAGTCGGACGGCAAGCGGACGTACGACTGGAACGCGCGAGGCCAACTGTCGGCCCTGGACCCGGTGGCGGACGGCCCGACGGGCACGTTCACCTACGACCCCCTGGGCACCCGCAGTTCGAAGAAGCTGGGCGACACAACCCAGAAGTACCTGACGGACGGCTCGAACCCGCTGGTGGAACAGGATGGTTCGGGCGAGACGTCGGCCACGGTCGCGACGTCGGGCCTGGACCAGTACCTGACCCGCACGGAGAAGGGCGCGACGCAGGTCTATCTGACGGACGCGTTGGGCACGGTGGTGGGCCTGGCGAACGCGGACGGCACGGTCGCGACGAGCTACACGTACGACCCGTACGGCCAACCGACGACGTCCGGGGCGGCGTCGACCAACCCGTACACCTTCACCGGCCGCGAGTCCGACGGCACGGGCCTGCTCCACTACCGCAACCGCTACTACGACCCCGAGTCCGGCCGCTTCATCTCCCAGGACCCGATCGGCCACGCGGGCGGCACCAACCTCTACCAGTACGCGCTCAGCTCCCCGACGACCTACACCGACCCGACAGGCAACAGCCCGATGCTGGCCGGCTGCGTGATCGGTGGCCTGGGAGAGGCGGGCCTGGACTGGCTGGGCCAGCGCCTCTCCGGCCGGAAGGTCAACGGCTCCAGACCAGCACCGGAACCTGGGTCCAGATCACGGCCATCGCCCGCCAAACCAAGTCAACGACCGTCTACAACCTCACTGTTAACGACCTCCACACCTATTATGTGCTGGCGGGTGACACTCCAGTACTCGCCCATAACATAG
- a CDS encoding IPT/TIG domain-containing protein, which translates to MSARRRSLTVGLLALALSAGLVSAEAAPPAPPSGASSPSSELSSAQAKLSNGRAGPVAPASAAAAEPTTKNAVYAYDAASRLVGVTDPAGETARYRYDAAGNRLGVDRYESSTLSVLSLVPVRAQADAKVTLSGTGFSTTPASNTVEFGTTAATVTSATATRLVVSVPAAAVNGKVSVTTGGTTVQSPESFTLATPAPSITKVEPASGVVGSRVVLSGTNFAPTASENVVRFAGGVIAEVVTRTSTALTVEVPLGAVSGPLEIATSDGEAASATSFRVAYGDGGGEIETSEETTVGDETPPTVSITTPGNQAQVLFNAFAGDNINIGITGSTFNTSVNARLVDPQGKRVDSFAFSREQADGEFTDVPVSGQYSLLLDPGANNIGAATVVVSNPKTAALAISGAPVTAQLTRPGQDQLLTFTGALGTSLSLGIDAAQMPGGLTVRLYSPNGDQVESIAVSGGKSGAIDVDTLPQSGTYTLALDPNAGGGGTLTVTASPYADAGTLALTGPPVVLSLTRPGQDGIARFSAQAGQRVSLGATTTGFGGYVRVDIRRPDGSEVGSFSAPADGTEDWDSEPLPDTGLYTVAVHPSHDLATGEIALSLSRPVSVAQLSVAGSAVAMDIGRTGQDAETVFQGQQGDTLSLGATGSTFTEYVDVTVVAPSGAKVVDGVNVTAGESTTIGLPPLTETGTYRVYADPNDGAVGTLSMILSADIATSLTPDGPQQATTTARAGQRVRAQFTAPDSASLGIGITANTMPEITEITLIGPAGGTGTVVGRMARTAPDAYYLNDLTPGASYTLLFEPEEAAKGGMTLWLSKPVQAGTLTAGSAPRVGEITRAGQQLEYKTDAVAGAGAAVVFDTTTFAKTSTLFHRAPDGTEESLGSLTRTSSAEADLRAPLTAGTHRVFVRPSEPVTGTTSATLIPDADGGALATTGTRKPVTLATAGQNGRYTVTGTQGQKLTLGLNTPPAAWALSVYGPDGKWLVDARSMSVTAVTYALPMLPATGTYTLTVDPNTLKTGTYTLGLTAAAAITGADSPSRSADKPKTGSDDTASPAARVTPSGPDAWQPDKGNLAGYDWLTRRGDVPKGPAALRAPPETTALTGRVLKLDGKPLAKVTVSVGKKSSKTDARGRFLLSGIADTSTTLVVEGASANNSKRSYGRYDIRISPTAGRTVDLGFPVWMTPLDMKNTVRFAAPAKADVVLKTPKIPGLEVRIPKGSVVRDEHGNPVTELGITAIPIDRPPFPLPENGIVPVYFTVQPGGTYVFPEGAQIIYPNYTREAPGTRVKFQDYDPKKKGWYVYGKGEVSADGRQVIPDKKTRVWAFHGAMFNIDDLIPWEDTWIEDVIDWLSGDPVELSTGLLTDSRTDLAVAGSTASADVTRTYWQGDKEKRAFGIGRDLSCNAFLHSKKQWQEVDLYLPGGSKTHFTRTSSGTGWTDAVFEPVDTSSDFQGSKIIWKGYNSGWDLTFRDGTVWVFPQYAALKEIRDRHGNSIKLTRRDGKNGEITRITTSGGRWISLAYDTQHRVDTAKDNTGRTTSYTYDSAGRLETVKDPAGKVSRYTYDGTSNRIKTATDARGITYMSNTFHADGRVKEQTLTEDAKYSFAYTETGAGKITSANVTQPGGSVRRVEFDTDGYGVKDTEAYGSSLARATQYHRGPKHRIDAVTDPYGRRTELTYDANGYVTRTTELAGTAQARQSGTTVYNGPYDQPTSVTDPLGNTTILEYDAAGDLRTVRDPESRETDFTFTPDGQIKTVTDASDAVTEYTYRNRELVSAKDAEGRTGSQFLDAAGRPTVVMDEAGSRTTLTYDALNQTRKITDPLGRSTALDYDENGNLTRLTDARENSTSWAYDDAGSTKSVTDPLGAQALFGYDAAGRLTKATSRSGLVATAEYDLLG; encoded by the coding sequence ATGTCCGCACGCCGACGGTCGCTGACGGTCGGTCTGCTCGCGCTGGCCCTGTCGGCGGGTCTGGTGTCGGCCGAGGCGGCGCCTCCTGCCCCGCCATCGGGAGCCTCCTCCCCGTCTTCGGAGCTTTCCTCCGCGCAGGCGAAGCTGTCCAACGGCCGGGCGGGACCGGTGGCTCCGGCGAGTGCGGCTGCCGCCGAGCCGACCACGAAGAACGCCGTGTACGCCTACGACGCGGCATCCCGTCTGGTCGGTGTGACGGACCCGGCAGGTGAGACGGCCCGCTACCGTTACGACGCGGCGGGCAACCGCCTCGGCGTCGACCGCTACGAGTCGAGCACCCTGTCCGTCCTCTCCCTGGTCCCCGTCCGCGCCCAGGCAGACGCGAAGGTCACCCTCTCCGGCACCGGTTTCTCGACCACCCCGGCCTCCAACACGGTCGAGTTCGGTACGACGGCGGCCACGGTCACCTCCGCTACCGCGACCCGTCTGGTGGTCAGCGTCCCGGCCGCTGCGGTCAACGGCAAGGTGTCGGTGACCACGGGCGGCACAACAGTCCAGTCACCGGAGTCGTTCACCCTGGCCACGCCCGCGCCGTCGATCACGAAGGTCGAGCCGGCGTCGGGTGTCGTGGGCTCCCGCGTGGTGCTGTCCGGGACGAACTTCGCCCCGACGGCGTCGGAGAACGTGGTGCGGTTCGCCGGAGGTGTCATCGCCGAGGTCGTAACCCGCACCAGCACGGCGCTGACGGTCGAAGTACCGCTCGGTGCGGTGAGCGGCCCGCTGGAGATCGCCACCTCGGACGGCGAGGCGGCCTCCGCCACAAGCTTCCGGGTCGCCTACGGCGACGGCGGCGGGGAGATCGAGACGTCCGAGGAGACGACGGTCGGGGACGAGACCCCGCCGACGGTGTCGATCACCACTCCGGGCAATCAGGCGCAAGTGCTGTTCAACGCGTTCGCCGGTGACAACATCAACATCGGCATCACGGGCTCCACGTTCAACACGTCGGTGAACGCCCGGCTGGTGGACCCGCAAGGCAAGCGGGTGGATTCCTTCGCCTTCTCACGCGAGCAGGCCGACGGCGAGTTCACCGACGTGCCCGTCAGCGGCCAGTACTCGCTGCTGCTCGACCCCGGCGCGAACAACATCGGCGCCGCCACCGTCGTGGTCTCGAACCCGAAGACCGCCGCGCTGGCCATCTCCGGAGCACCCGTCACCGCGCAGCTCACCCGACCCGGACAGGACCAACTGCTGACCTTCACCGGCGCGTTGGGCACCTCGCTGAGCCTGGGAATCGACGCCGCCCAGATGCCCGGAGGACTCACCGTCCGGCTGTACAGCCCGAACGGCGACCAGGTCGAATCGATCGCCGTCAGCGGCGGGAAGAGCGGCGCGATCGATGTGGATACGCTCCCGCAGTCGGGAACGTACACACTGGCGCTGGATCCCAACGCGGGAGGCGGCGGCACCCTCACGGTGACCGCGTCGCCCTACGCCGACGCCGGCACGCTCGCCCTGACGGGACCGCCCGTCGTCCTCTCGCTCACCCGCCCGGGACAGGACGGAATCGCCCGGTTCTCCGCCCAGGCAGGCCAGCGCGTGTCCCTCGGGGCGACAACCACGGGATTCGGCGGCTACGTCCGGGTCGACATCCGTCGCCCCGACGGATCCGAGGTCGGCTCCTTCTCCGCCCCCGCCGACGGCACGGAGGACTGGGACAGCGAACCCCTCCCGGACACCGGCCTCTACACCGTCGCGGTGCACCCCAGCCACGACCTGGCGACCGGCGAGATCGCACTGTCGCTCTCCCGGCCGGTCAGCGTCGCTCAGCTCAGCGTCGCCGGCTCCGCGGTTGCGATGGACATCGGCCGCACGGGCCAGGACGCCGAGACGGTCTTCCAGGGGCAGCAGGGTGACACCCTCTCCCTCGGTGCGACCGGCAGCACCTTCACCGAGTACGTGGACGTCACCGTGGTCGCGCCGTCCGGAGCGAAGGTCGTCGACGGAGTCAACGTGACCGCCGGTGAGTCGACCACCATCGGACTCCCGCCACTGACGGAGACCGGTACCTACCGTGTGTACGCGGATCCGAACGACGGCGCGGTCGGAACACTCTCGATGATCCTCTCCGCCGACATAGCCACGTCCCTGACACCGGACGGCCCCCAGCAGGCCACGACGACCGCCCGCGCGGGTCAGCGCGTGCGGGCGCAGTTCACCGCACCCGACTCGGCGTCCCTCGGTATCGGCATCACCGCGAACACCATGCCGGAAATCACCGAGATCACGCTCATCGGCCCGGCCGGCGGTACGGGAACGGTCGTCGGTCGCATGGCCCGTACGGCGCCCGACGCGTACTACCTGAACGACCTCACGCCGGGGGCCTCCTACACCCTGCTCTTCGAACCGGAGGAAGCGGCCAAGGGCGGCATGACGCTCTGGCTCTCGAAGCCGGTGCAGGCAGGCACGCTGACCGCCGGATCCGCGCCGCGCGTCGGGGAGATCACCCGCGCCGGCCAGCAGCTCGAGTACAAGACCGACGCGGTGGCCGGCGCCGGTGCGGCCGTCGTCTTCGACACCACCACCTTCGCCAAGACCTCGACGCTCTTCCACCGCGCCCCCGACGGTACGGAGGAGAGCCTTGGCTCGCTGACCAGAACATCCTCAGCGGAGGCCGATCTGCGCGCTCCGCTGACCGCAGGCACCCACCGGGTGTTCGTACGCCCCAGCGAGCCGGTCACCGGCACCACCAGTGCGACGCTGATCCCCGACGCGGACGGCGGAGCACTGGCCACCACGGGCACGCGTAAACCCGTCACCCTCGCCACGGCCGGCCAGAACGGCCGCTACACCGTCACCGGCACCCAGGGACAGAAGCTCACCCTCGGGCTGAACACCCCACCCGCCGCCTGGGCATTGTCGGTGTACGGCCCGGACGGCAAATGGCTGGTCGACGCGCGCTCGATGAGCGTGACCGCCGTCACCTACGCCCTGCCGATGCTCCCCGCCACCGGCACCTACACGCTCACGGTCGACCCCAACACCCTCAAGACCGGCACCTACACCCTCGGATTGACCGCGGCCGCGGCCATCACCGGAGCAGACAGCCCCAGCCGGTCCGCGGACAAACCGAAAACCGGCAGCGACGACACCGCATCCCCCGCCGCTCGCGTCACTCCGAGCGGGCCGGACGCGTGGCAGCCGGACAAGGGGAATCTCGCCGGCTACGACTGGCTGACCCGGCGCGGCGACGTTCCCAAGGGCCCGGCCGCGCTCCGCGCCCCGCCCGAGACCACCGCGCTGACCGGTCGCGTCCTCAAGCTCGACGGCAAGCCGCTGGCGAAGGTCACGGTCTCCGTGGGCAAGAAGTCGTCGAAGACGGACGCGCGCGGCCGGTTCCTGCTGAGCGGTATCGCCGACACGTCCACCACCCTCGTGGTGGAGGGTGCGAGTGCGAACAACTCGAAGCGTAGTTATGGCCGTTACGACATCCGGATCAGCCCGACGGCCGGGCGGACGGTCGATCTCGGGTTCCCGGTGTGGATGACACCGCTGGACATGAAGAACACGGTGAGGTTCGCGGCTCCGGCGAAGGCCGATGTCGTGCTGAAGACCCCGAAGATCCCGGGGCTCGAAGTCCGTATCCCCAAGGGTTCGGTGGTCCGTGACGAGCACGGGAATCCGGTCACGGAGCTGGGGATCACGGCGATCCCGATCGACCGGCCGCCGTTCCCGCTGCCTGAGAACGGCATCGTCCCGGTCTACTTCACCGTGCAGCCGGGCGGAACGTACGTGTTCCCCGAGGGCGCGCAGATCATCTACCCGAACTACACGCGCGAAGCCCCCGGCACCCGGGTCAAGTTCCAGGACTACGACCCGAAGAAGAAGGGCTGGTACGTCTACGGCAAGGGTGAGGTCTCGGCGGACGGCCGCCAGGTCATACCCGACAAGAAGACCCGCGTCTGGGCCTTCCACGGCGCGATGTTCAACATCGACGACCTGATCCCGTGGGAAGACACCTGGATCGAAGACGTCATCGACTGGCTGTCGGGCGACCCGGTCGAGCTCTCCACGGGCCTGCTCACCGACTCCCGTACGGACCTGGCGGTCGCCGGTTCGACGGCGTCGGCCGATGTCACGCGTACCTACTGGCAGGGCGACAAGGAGAAGCGGGCGTTCGGCATCGGCCGTGACCTGTCGTGCAACGCCTTCCTGCACTCCAAGAAACAGTGGCAGGAGGTCGACCTCTACCTGCCGGGCGGCAGCAAGACCCACTTCACCCGTACCTCATCGGGGACCGGCTGGACGGACGCGGTGTTCGAGCCGGTCGACACCTCGTCCGACTTCCAGGGCTCGAAGATCATCTGGAAGGGCTACAACAGCGGTTGGGACCTGACGTTCCGGGACGGCACGGTGTGGGTGTTCCCGCAGTACGCGGCGCTGAAAGAGATCCGCGACCGGCACGGGAACAGCATCAAGCTGACGCGCCGGGACGGCAAGAACGGCGAGATCACCCGTATCACCACCTCCGGCGGTAGGTGGATCTCGCTGGCCTACGACACCCAGCACCGCGTCGACACGGCGAAGGACAACACCGGCCGCACCACCTCCTACACCTATGACAGCGCGGGCCGTCTGGAGACGGTGAAGGATCCCGCGGGCAAGGTCAGCCGATACACGTACGACGGCACGTCGAACCGGATCAAGACGGCAACCGACGCACGCGGCATCACGTATATGTCGAACACCTTCCACGCGGACGGGCGGGTGAAGGAGCAGACCCTCACCGAGGATGCGAAGTACTCGTTCGCGTACACCGAGACTGGCGCCGGGAAGATCACGTCGGCGAACGTGACCCAGCCGGGCGGCTCCGTACGGCGCGTGGAGTTCGACACGGACGGCTACGGCGTCAAGGACACGGAGGCGTACGGGAGTTCACTGGCGCGGGCGACGCAGTACCACCGAGGCCCGAAGCACCGGATCGACGCGGTGACCGATCCGTACGGCCGGCGCACGGAGCTGACGTACGACGCCAACGGCTACGTCACCCGAACCACCGAACTCGCAGGCACCGCACAGGCGCGCCAGTCGGGTACGACGGTCTACAACGGCCCTTACGACCAACCCACCTCCGTCACGGACCCGTTGGGCAACACCACCATCCTCGAGTACGACGCGGCGGGTGACCTGCGGACGGTCCGGGATCCCGAGTCCAGGGAGACCGACTTCACGTTCACGCCGGACGGCCAGATCAAGACGGTCACTGACGCGTCGGACGCGGTGACGGAGTACACCTACCGCAACCGCGAGTTGGTCTCGGCGAAGGACGCGGAGGGCCGTACCGGCAGTCAGTTCCTGGACGCGGCGGGTCGTCCGACCGTGGTGATGGACGAGGCGGGTTCGCGTACGACGCTGACGTATGACGCGCTGAACCAGACGCGGAAGATCACCGATCCGCTGGGCCGGTCGACGGCTCTGGACTACGACGAGAACGGCAACCTGACCAGGCTGACGGACGCCCGTGAGAACAGCACGTCGTGGGCGTACGACGACGCGGGCAGTACGAAGTCGGTGACGGACCCGCTGGGCGCGCAGGCGCTGTTCGGCTACGACGCGGCGGGTCGGCTGACGAAGGCGACGAGCCGTTCGGGCCTGGTCGCGACGGCTGAGTACGACCTGCTGGGCTGA